The Triticum aestivum cultivar Chinese Spring chromosome 3A, IWGSC CS RefSeq v2.1, whole genome shotgun sequence genome includes a region encoding these proteins:
- the LOC123063006 gene encoding hornerin, producing the protein MSIVKRALGFGGGYGQSKPVISYHTHNSDSVTTVVTEISHMSLNEKQAGYKTASLTELCSEDAEVQKHGYGQQAYGSDVGGYGEQKVSSYQHESGAGGYSAHHHESSVQKHGGYGGQKASSYQHGGYDAASHDSTGATQKHGYGEQKAYQHYGAEAHHDSSAQKHGYGEQKAYGGHHQDSKVQKSGYGGEHTAYQHEGNLKGYTALHQDSKVQKHGYGEKAHGYGEQKAYVDCTVQKPGYGEHKAYEHGSAAAALHHDSYGVVKKHGYGGEQYQHGAAAGGYDGVHHDSSVQKHGYGEKAYQHGSDAGGYGGVHHGSATQKHGYGAGQKAYAHDADAGGYDAAFHHGGAKQTKHGYGGGQMAYQHGADAGGYTSNTTFYHGGVAQNASYQQGRAAGVVQKQHGGYGGVQNAYPQQGCGAGGVAGYDALAQRREREKQRFDQGCESDEESEEDSDCEEEEVGLAAPGGTQYYAAYERHQQLGGGGYGGGCAQPKKHSYY; encoded by the coding sequence ATGTCCATCGTCAAGCGTGCTTTGGGCTTCGGCGGCGGCTACGGCCAGAGCAAGCCCGTGATAAGCTACCACACCCACAACTCCGACTCGGTGACCACCGTCGTGACGGAGATCAGCCACATGAGCCTCAACGAGAAGCAGGCGGGGTACAAGACGGCCTCCCTCACGGAGCTGTGCAGCGAGGACGCCGAAGTGCAGAAGCACGGCTACGGGCAGCAGGCGTACGGGAGCGACGTCGGAGGCTACGGCGAGCAAAAGGTGTCGTCGTACCAGCATGAGAGCGGCGCCGGAGGGTACAGCGCTCACCACCACGAAAGCTCCGTGCAGAAGCACGGCGGCTACGGTGGGCAGAAGGCGTCGTCGTACCAGCATGGAGGCTACGACGCTGCCAGCCACGACAGCACAGGCGCCACGCAGAAGCATGGCTACGGTGAGCAGAAGGCTTACCAGCATTATGGGGCTGAGGCCCACCATGACAGCTCGGCGCAGAAGCATGGCTACGGCGAGCAGAAGGCGTACGGTGGTCACCACCAGGACAGCAAGGTCCAGAAGAGCGGCTACGGCGGCGAGCATACGGCGTACCAGCATGAAGGCAATCTCAAGGGGTACACCGCTCTCCACCAGGACAGCAAGGTCCAGAAGCATGGCTACGGCGAGAAGGCGCACGGCTACGGCGAGCAGAAGGCGTACGTGGACTGCACGGTCCAGAAGCCCGGCTACGGCGAGCACAAGGCGTACGAGCatgggagcgccgccgccgccctccaccacGACAGCTACGGCGTCGTGAAGAAGCACGGCTACGGCGGCGAGCAGTACCAGCATGGCGCTGCAGCGGGAGGGTACGACGGCGTCCACCACGACAGCTCGGTGCAGAAGCACGGCTACGGGGAGAAGGCGTACCAGCACGGGAGCGACGCCGGAGGGTACGGCGGTGTCCACCACGGCAGCGCGACGCAGAAGCACGGCTACGGCGCTGGGCAGAAGGCTTACGCGCACGATGCAGATGCCGGAGGGTACGACGCTGCTTTCCACCATGGCGGCGCGAAGCAGACGaagcacggctacggcggcggaCAGATGGCTTACCAGCATGGTGCCGACGCCGGAGGGTACACCAGTAACACCACTTTCTACCACGGCGGCGTGGCGCAGAACGCGTCGTACCAGCAAGGGCGCGCCGCCGGTGTCGTCCAGAAGCAGCACGGGGGCTACGGCGGCGTGCAAAATGCGTACCCGCAGCAAGGGTGCGGCGCCGGCGGCGTCGCAGGGTATGATGCTCTTGCCCAACGCCGTGAGAGAGAGAAGCAGCGGTTCGACCAGGGGTGTGAGAGCGACGAAGAGAGCGAGGAGGATAGCGACTGCGAAGAGGAGGAGGTGGGCCTTGCGGCGCCCGGCGGCACGCAGTACTACGCGGCGTACGAGCGCCACCAgcagctcggcggcggcggctatggcggcggGTGCGCACAGCCCAAGAAGCACAGCTACTACTGA